Proteins from one Mus pahari chromosome 18, PAHARI_EIJ_v1.1, whole genome shotgun sequence genomic window:
- the Lsm2 gene encoding U6 snRNA-associated Sm-like protein LSm2 isoform X2 — MLFYSFFKSLVGKDVVVELKNDLSICGTLHSVDQYLNIKLTDISVTDPEKYPHMLSVKNCFIRGSVVRYVQLPADEVDTQLLQDAARKEALQQKQ; from the exons ATG CTCTTCTACTCCTTTTTCAAGTCCCTTGTGGGCAAGGATGTAGTCGTGGAACTCAAGAATGACCTGAG CATCTGTGGAACCCtccactctgtggaccag TACCTCAATATCAAACTAACCGACATCAGTGTCACAGACCCTGAGAAATACCCTCACATG TTATCAGTCAAGAACTGCTTCATCAGGGGCTCAGTTGTCCGCTATGTGCAGCTGCCAGCAGATGAGGTGGACACACAACTGCTACAGGATGCAGCAAGGAAGGAAGCCCTTCAGCAGAAGCAGTGA
- the Lsm2 gene encoding U6 snRNA-associated Sm-like protein LSm2 isoform X1 → MVFWGEPPSPGESSRAPAGQGTRALHFRAGDADFVRLFYSFFKSLVGKDVVVELKNDLSICGTLHSVDQYLNIKLTDISVTDPEKYPHMLSVKNCFIRGSVVRYVQLPADEVDTQLLQDAARKEALQQKQ, encoded by the exons ATGGTTTTTTGGGGGGAACCTCCAAGTCCAGGAGAAAGCTCACGGGCGCCGGCGGGGCAGGGGACGCGAGCCTTGCACTTCCGTGCGGGAGACGCGGACTTTGTGAGG CTCTTCTACTCCTTTTTCAAGTCCCTTGTGGGCAAGGATGTAGTCGTGGAACTCAAGAATGACCTGAG CATCTGTGGAACCCtccactctgtggaccag TACCTCAATATCAAACTAACCGACATCAGTGTCACAGACCCTGAGAAATACCCTCACATG TTATCAGTCAAGAACTGCTTCATCAGGGGCTCAGTTGTCCGCTATGTGCAGCTGCCAGCAGATGAGGTGGACACACAACTGCTACAGGATGCAGCAAGGAAGGAAGCCCTTCAGCAGAAGCAGTGA